One genomic region from Anabaena sp. PCC 7108 encodes:
- a CDS encoding quinone-dependent dihydroorotate dehydrogenase, whose product MDIYQAVINPFLFTLVKTDPEWLHQQTIRSCSWLSKASYHPSVSWLNNRLQKALCLDNTTLEQNLFGLNFPNPVGLSAGFDKDGLAAGIWSSFGFGFAELGTVTYHAQPGNPPPRLFRLPLDQAALNRMGFNNSGAAAMAARLESGQQELTRSVPIGINLGKSKITPLVAAAADYLESFRLLKDLGDYFVVNVSSPNTPGLRSLQDAAMLSQILDVLQTENNSQKPLFVKIAPDLEWEAIADIIHLAKTYKLAGIIATNTTISREGLKTQVIDQTGKSPQEEAGGISGAPLRQRSTEVIRFIYQQTQGEIPIIGVGGIFTAEDAWEKITAGACLIQVYTGWIYEGPMMVRRILTGLLTKLEENGLTSISQAIGIGNR is encoded by the coding sequence TTGGATATTTATCAAGCAGTAATTAATCCTTTTTTATTCACTTTGGTCAAAACAGATCCAGAGTGGTTACACCAGCAAACTATTCGCAGTTGTAGCTGGCTGTCAAAAGCAAGCTATCATCCTTCTGTTAGCTGGTTAAATAACAGACTACAAAAGGCTTTGTGCCTAGATAATACAACTTTAGAACAAAATCTGTTTGGGCTAAATTTCCCTAATCCTGTAGGTTTGTCCGCTGGTTTTGATAAAGATGGCCTAGCGGCAGGTATCTGGTCTAGTTTTGGTTTTGGCTTTGCTGAACTGGGTACTGTCACATATCATGCACAACCAGGAAATCCTCCTCCCCGTTTGTTTCGCTTACCATTAGATCAAGCCGCTCTCAACCGCATGGGCTTTAATAACTCTGGTGCGGCAGCAATGGCCGCTAGATTAGAATCAGGTCAGCAAGAATTAACTCGCTCAGTGCCTATAGGCATAAATTTGGGTAAGTCTAAGATAACACCATTGGTAGCAGCAGCCGCAGATTATCTAGAGAGCTTTCGCTTACTCAAGGATTTGGGTGATTATTTTGTGGTTAATGTTTCTTCTCCGAATACACCAGGATTGCGATCGCTCCAAGATGCGGCGATGCTCAGTCAAATATTGGATGTATTACAAACAGAAAATAATTCACAAAAGCCTTTGTTTGTGAAGATAGCACCAGATTTAGAATGGGAAGCGATCGCTGATATTATTCATCTGGCCAAAACCTACAAACTAGCTGGAATTATTGCCACCAACACCACAATTAGCCGTGAAGGACTAAAAACCCAAGTAATTGATCAAACTGGTAAATCCCCCCAAGAAGAAGCAGGGGGAATTAGCGGAGCGCCATTGCGGCAACGTTCTACAGAAGTAATTCGCTTTATTTACCAGCAAACCCAAGGAGAAATCCCCATCATTGGCGTAGGTGGCATATTTACCGCTGAGGATGCTTGGGAAAAAATCACAGCCGGTGCTTGCCTCATCCAAGTTTATACAGGCTGGATTTATGAAGGACCAATGATGGTACGCCGCATCCTCACCGGGTTGTTAACCAAATTAGAAGAAAACGGCTTAACCTCCATCAGTCAAGCTATAGGCATTGGTAATAGGTGA
- a CDS encoding cyclic nucleotide-binding domain-containing protein, whose protein sequence is MLSPVATITIFQKQPNPQVFPLGETIFEEGQLGGSMYGILDGEVEILVNGKIVETIAAGEVFGTAVLVGIKNRTYTAKAKTDCKLAFLNEQGFLFAVQETPMFAIQVMKSYSERLSRLQHII, encoded by the coding sequence ATGTTGAGTCCTGTAGCAACAATCACCATCTTTCAAAAACAACCTAATCCTCAAGTATTCCCACTAGGTGAAACCATCTTTGAAGAAGGACAGCTTGGTGGTTCTATGTATGGCATTCTGGATGGAGAAGTTGAGATATTAGTTAATGGCAAAATAGTGGAAACAATTGCAGCAGGTGAAGTTTTTGGTACTGCAGTACTAGTAGGAATCAAAAATAGAACCTATACAGCGAAAGCTAAAACTGACTGCAAACTTGCTTTTTTGAATGAACAAGGATTTCTCTTCGCTGTTCAGGAAACACCCATGTTTGCCATACAGGTGATGAAAAGTTATTCAGAGCGTCTTAGCCGCTTGCAACATATTATCTAA
- a CDS encoding DUF2256 domain-containing protein, whose translation MGRNIAKSDLPEKICVVCQRPFSWRKKWEDCWDEVKYCSERCRRRRSQAKNETNQS comes from the coding sequence ATGGGACGTAACATTGCTAAATCTGATCTGCCTGAAAAAATTTGTGTAGTCTGTCAACGTCCCTTTAGTTGGCGCAAAAAATGGGAAGATTGTTGGGATGAGGTAAAATACTGCTCAGAACGTTGCCGTCGTCGTCGTTCTCAGGCTAAAAATGAAACGAATCAAAGTTAA
- a CDS encoding GAF domain-containing protein, translating to MGQPNKPLSAEQQILLLFQVLQKLREEDNVDVLIKTTITYLQEQFDYQLIWIAVYNQANKTLYGKGGITPDGDTSYLQRAVVLNPGNLLESAVTELRPVGIANLQQESRAPEWQEVAIKYKIQGAIILPIRYKDRCLGLVLIASRRWGYLLSGEARARLLIVLGELGVILNYKDNTWQQQQSPNTTEQLLKLLENLRSLSNFNKKLETAVNATHKFISPSRTNIYWFEREKHYFWCRMSSQLVSMSSSLRTQPASAGITVQELGDAYLSLVVNEVVWISESSSSLKSNLPDKLLQRLGVRSLLAAPIIWQKDLLGFVAVENTKAQVWTQADKNFVQGAAGLLSLVTRTDDIENSTRQIQQDHQLTKQITQAIYQEQDLPEILYPCAKIIIERLAATQFLLLQYQPNQNTYQVLYQSAVKNRRTWKLNLTALPEVDLQMLHNATQALEIENLDADLPWFSWRSQLLENGVRSLLICNCIPSHTPQILLVITHETHRSWTTQEKELLWFLSQQIGIIIRNWQLRIIKQQQEKISQTFKQYPSILMQAESGTIETTALKYIATVLECPLAIILSWSPGQEWATIIPGVMTDNQFEIVANTPISIERDVLIELALAHNSYVIFKAYDLPAATRQWLTISDRGQILVMALRTTADSQPIGIVLLADYAEKTWSDINLSVAATLVSQLAWWQNQQQIIQSLESSSEGLRELNWYKHRRLEEVRRMLTQTLTKIHDLGIPGNELTQMRYKLLLRQLDYITNSMTGVIKQEQWQLHISWETMSISSLLKRAIERVDTLVKQQQMWIGVHGLTQPTEQVTAAKSSSLSGEPITASNSSPLATSGDIVKIEFVVHELLLAACKRSPIGERIDIWCNQLDERSLELSITDHGFIDPHLLAELSQNGNKNILGSLNLNQPPGLHLLICKNLIQQLGGELQIYQLPDHRVVSRLVLPLAPGNSEGNTVGNTSPLSQ from the coding sequence ATGGGGCAGCCAAATAAACCTCTATCAGCCGAACAACAAATCCTGTTGTTGTTCCAAGTTCTCCAAAAACTTAGAGAAGAGGATAATGTTGACGTTCTCATCAAAACTACCATTACTTATCTTCAAGAGCAGTTTGACTACCAATTGATTTGGATTGCTGTTTATAATCAGGCAAATAAAACGTTGTATGGGAAAGGTGGTATTACGCCTGATGGTGACACAAGTTATTTACAAAGAGCAGTTGTATTAAATCCAGGGAATTTATTAGAGTCAGCAGTAACAGAACTGCGTCCTGTGGGCATAGCTAATTTACAACAAGAATCCCGCGCCCCAGAATGGCAAGAAGTAGCCATAAAATATAAGATCCAGGGAGCAATTATTTTACCAATTCGCTATAAAGATAGATGTTTAGGATTAGTGTTAATTGCTTCACGGCGTTGGGGGTATTTACTGAGTGGAGAAGCCAGAGCAAGACTATTGATAGTTCTAGGTGAACTGGGAGTAATACTTAATTACAAGGACAACACTTGGCAGCAACAGCAAAGCCCAAATACTACCGAGCAATTATTAAAACTGTTAGAAAATTTACGCTCCCTTAGCAACTTCAATAAAAAGCTAGAAACAGCAGTTAATGCAACCCATAAATTTATTTCCCCCTCCCGGACAAATATTTACTGGTTTGAACGGGAAAAACATTACTTCTGGTGTCGGATGAGCAGTCAGCTGGTTAGCATGAGTAGTAGTTTACGCACTCAGCCAGCCTCCGCAGGGATCACAGTACAGGAGTTAGGTGATGCTTATTTGAGTTTAGTAGTTAATGAAGTAGTCTGGATTAGTGAATCGAGCAGTTCCCTCAAAAGTAACTTGCCAGATAAACTACTGCAACGTTTAGGTGTGCGATCGCTCTTAGCCGCACCGATTATTTGGCAAAAAGACCTACTGGGCTTTGTGGCGGTGGAAAATACTAAAGCGCAAGTTTGGACTCAAGCAGATAAAAATTTTGTCCAAGGTGCAGCTGGGTTACTTTCCTTAGTTACTCGCACCGATGACATTGAAAACAGCACCAGACAAATTCAACAAGATCACCAACTGACTAAGCAAATTACCCAAGCTATTTATCAAGAGCAAGACCTACCAGAAATTTTATACCCTTGCGCCAAAATTATTATAGAGCGACTAGCTGCAACACAATTTTTACTTTTACAGTACCAACCCAACCAAAATACTTATCAAGTTCTTTACCAAAGTGCCGTCAAAAATCGCCGAACTTGGAAATTGAATCTTACCGCTCTCCCAGAAGTAGATTTGCAAATGTTGCACAATGCAACGCAAGCATTAGAGATTGAAAATTTAGATGCAGATTTACCCTGGTTTAGCTGGCGCTCTCAGTTACTAGAAAATGGTGTGCGATCGCTTTTGATCTGCAACTGTATTCCAAGTCATACACCACAAATACTTTTGGTCATTACTCACGAAACTCATCGGTCTTGGACAACTCAAGAAAAAGAATTACTGTGGTTCCTCAGTCAGCAAATAGGTATCATAATTCGTAATTGGCAGTTACGTATAATTAAGCAACAACAGGAAAAAATTTCTCAGACATTCAAACAATACCCCAGCATTCTGATGCAAGCTGAAAGTGGGACAATTGAAACAACAGCCCTCAAATACATCGCAACTGTTTTGGAATGTCCACTGGCTATCATCTTGTCCTGGTCTCCTGGTCAGGAATGGGCAACTATTATCCCAGGGGTAATGACTGATAATCAGTTTGAGATTGTTGCCAATACTCCTATTTCCATTGAGAGAGATGTTCTGATCGAGTTGGCATTGGCACATAATAGTTACGTGATTTTCAAAGCCTATGATTTACCAGCAGCAACTAGGCAATGGTTAACTATCTCTGATAGAGGTCAAATTTTGGTGATGGCATTACGTACTACTGCCGATTCTCAACCCATAGGTATAGTATTGCTGGCAGATTATGCGGAAAAAACATGGTCAGATATCAATCTCAGTGTGGCCGCAACTCTAGTTTCTCAATTAGCTTGGTGGCAAAATCAACAACAAATCATTCAAAGTCTAGAGTCCAGTAGTGAGGGATTGCGAGAACTTAACTGGTATAAACATCGACGTTTAGAAGAAGTTCGCAGAATGTTGACTCAGACGCTCACAAAGATTCATGATTTAGGTATTCCGGGTAATGAATTGACTCAAATGCGCTACAAGCTGTTACTACGGCAGTTAGACTATATCACCAATTCTATGACTGGAGTAATTAAACAGGAACAATGGCAGCTACACATTAGTTGGGAAACAATGTCAATTTCCAGTTTATTGAAGCGGGCAATTGAACGGGTAGATACTTTGGTAAAACAACAACAGATGTGGATAGGTGTACATGGTTTAACACAACCGACGGAACAAGTTACAGCAGCCAAAAGCTCTTCATTATCGGGAGAACCGATCACGGCCTCGAATTCATCTCCATTAGCTACATCTGGGGATATTGTTAAAATAGAATTCGTTGTCCATGAATTATTATTGGCTGCCTGTAAACGTTCTCCCATTGGTGAAAGAATTGATATCTGGTGTAATCAGTTAGATGAGCGATCGCTAGAACTGTCAATTACAGATCATGGCTTCATTGATCCACACCTATTGGCAGAATTAAGCCAAAATGGAAATAAGAATATACTTGGTTCTTTAAACCTCAACCAACCACCTGGTTTACATTTGTTAATTTGCAAAAATCTCATCCAACAGTTAGGAGGAGAATTGCAAATATATCAGTTACCAGATCATCGAGTCGTGAGCCGCTTAGTTTTGCCTTTAGCTCCTGGTAATTCTGAGGGCAACACTGTAGGAAATACTTCTCCACTTAGTCAGTAG
- a CDS encoding TROVE domain-containing protein, with the protein MNYNFFTKNKNTTPQNQPIPGRETEMIKGRSGGYMFDAGIWKMLRRCLLIGTAKSTYYAGKQELTEDFANVVTEAVAENPGRVAEEILYASDGRAINNSAPILALVLLSMGETPEAKKAFGEIFPQVVRTGSHFYEWLNYTKSLRGFGKVIREAGKNWLSREDVKGLAYQLLKYQQRQGFTHRDALRLFHVNPPTENHRQLFEWVVKGWEELPADIPSDALAQIWWYEWLKRNPSETHTAISQGRLTHEMAAPVGKMDKQAWNLLFQEMPIGAMLRNLGSLTQLEVLRADETANLQRVEAVLNNQEHLRKGRIHPIDVLKALKTYQSGGSLGRSQKTWQPVSRIVDILEKAVELSFEVVEPTGKVFMHAVDISGSMGSLVADMGLSCCEIATTMALVTAKAEKNYEIRGFSTQFKDLEITAKDSFSSAVRKASNQNFGGTDAAVAYDWMIKNKLKADVVCFWTDSESWAGNKHPSQALQEYRKKINPHVKAVYVTLTPYQITLVDPKDPLSWDLSGFDPSIPRIIQMLANKVVL; encoded by the coding sequence ATGAATTACAACTTCTTTACTAAAAACAAAAATACTACACCTCAAAATCAGCCTATTCCCGGACGGGAAACTGAGATGATCAAAGGACGTAGTGGCGGCTATATGTTCGATGCTGGTATTTGGAAAATGCTGCGTCGGTGTTTATTGATAGGCACAGCAAAAAGCACGTACTACGCTGGTAAACAGGAATTAACAGAAGATTTTGCTAATGTTGTCACCGAAGCCGTTGCCGAAAATCCTGGCCGCGTAGCCGAAGAAATTCTCTATGCTAGTGATGGTCGCGCCATCAATAACAGTGCGCCTATTCTAGCTTTGGTATTGCTATCAATGGGTGAAACACCAGAAGCTAAAAAGGCATTTGGTGAAATCTTCCCCCAAGTTGTCCGCACTGGTAGCCATTTCTATGAATGGTTGAACTACACCAAATCTCTGCGGGGTTTCGGTAAAGTTATCCGCGAAGCCGGGAAAAATTGGCTTTCACGGGAAGATGTCAAAGGATTGGCTTATCAACTTTTGAAATATCAACAACGTCAAGGTTTTACTCACCGTGATGCTTTGCGGTTGTTTCACGTCAACCCACCTACAGAAAATCACCGTCAATTATTTGAGTGGGTGGTGAAAGGTTGGGAAGAATTACCAGCAGATATCCCCTCAGATGCGTTAGCGCAGATTTGGTGGTATGAATGGCTGAAGCGTAACCCCAGCGAAACTCACACAGCGATTTCTCAAGGACGCTTAACCCATGAAATGGCTGCACCTGTGGGCAAAATGGATAAGCAAGCTTGGAATTTGCTATTTCAAGAAATGCCGATTGGGGCAATGTTGCGGAATTTAGGTTCTTTGACTCAATTGGAGGTTTTGCGGGCTGATGAAACCGCGAATTTGCAGCGTGTGGAAGCAGTTCTGAATAACCAAGAACATCTGCGAAAAGGTCGAATTCATCCTATTGACGTTTTGAAAGCCCTCAAAACTTATCAATCTGGAGGTAGTTTAGGACGCAGTCAGAAAACATGGCAACCAGTATCTCGCATTGTGGACATTTTAGAAAAAGCGGTGGAATTGTCTTTTGAAGTTGTAGAACCGACTGGTAAAGTGTTCATGCACGCCGTAGATATTTCTGGTTCTATGGGTAGCTTGGTTGCAGATATGGGTTTGAGTTGCTGTGAAATCGCCACGACAATGGCGTTAGTGACAGCTAAGGCTGAGAAAAATTATGAGATTCGCGGTTTTTCTACTCAGTTTAAAGATTTAGAAATTACTGCAAAGGATAGTTTTAGTTCTGCGGTTCGTAAAGCTAGTAATCAAAACTTTGGCGGAACTGATGCTGCTGTGGCTTATGACTGGATGATTAAGAATAAGTTGAAGGCTGATGTTGTCTGCTTTTGGACTGACTCGGAAAGCTGGGCAGGTAATAAGCATCCTAGTCAAGCTTTGCAGGAATACCGGAAAAAGATCAATCCTCATGTGAAGGCGGTTTATGTGACTTTAACGCCTTACCAGATTACTTTAGTAGATCCAAAAGATCCTTTGTCTTGGGATTTATCAGGATTTGATCCGAGTATTCCGCGCATCATCCAAATGTTAGCTAATAAAGTTGTGCTGTAG
- a CDS encoding isoaspartyl peptidase/L-asparaginase, which yields MTLQVIPKLIIHGGAGSSLQGKGGLEAVRRSLYTVIEEVYSLLLAGATASAAVVRGCQMLEDNPRFNAGTGSVLQSDGQIRMSASLMDGTSGRFSGVINVSRVKNPIELAQFLQTSPDRVLSDYGSLELSRELQVPTYNGLTDLRLQEWIQERQDNFKSTMAGVVAEPELAETSNAGRGTIGVVALDGYGKLAAGTSTGGKGFERIGRVSDSAMPAGNYATSNAGVSCTGIGEDIIDECLAAKIVIRVSDGMSLQEAMLRSFTEASKNARDLGAIALDATGAISYGKTSEILLAAYQNGDTIGDTLEWNDGELIGYC from the coding sequence ATGACTTTACAAGTAATACCTAAATTAATTATTCATGGTGGGGCTGGTAGTTCTCTGCAAGGGAAGGGTGGATTGGAGGCCGTCAGGCGATCGCTCTACACTGTCATCGAAGAGGTCTATTCTCTCCTTTTAGCAGGTGCTACAGCCTCAGCAGCCGTCGTGCGCGGTTGCCAAATGTTGGAAGATAATCCCCGTTTTAATGCTGGTACAGGTTCAGTACTTCAATCTGATGGGCAAATTCGCATGAGTGCTTCCCTAATGGATGGGACATCAGGGCGGTTTAGCGGTGTAATTAATGTTTCACGGGTAAAAAACCCCATTGAGTTGGCGCAATTTTTACAAACCTCTCCAGATAGGGTTTTGTCTGATTACGGTTCATTGGAGTTATCACGAGAGCTGCAAGTTCCTACCTACAATGGTTTAACTGATTTACGCTTGCAAGAATGGATACAAGAACGCCAAGATAACTTTAAAAGCACTATGGCTGGAGTAGTCGCTGAACCAGAACTAGCAGAAACCAGTAATGCGGGACGGGGTACAATTGGTGTAGTCGCTTTAGATGGCTATGGTAAATTAGCCGCTGGTACTTCCACAGGTGGTAAAGGCTTTGAGCGCATTGGGCGAGTCAGTGATTCTGCTATGCCTGCTGGTAATTATGCTACAAGTAATGCTGGTGTCAGTTGTACTGGCATTGGCGAGGATATCATTGATGAGTGTTTAGCTGCTAAAATTGTCATCCGTGTTAGTGATGGAATGTCTTTGCAAGAGGCAATGTTGCGCTCATTTACCGAAGCTAGTAAGAATGCACGGGATTTAGGGGCGATCGCACTTGATGCCACTGGGGCGATATCCTATGGTAAAACCAGCGAGATATTACTTGCTGCTTACCAGAATGGCGATACAATCGGCGATACTTTGGAATGGAATGATGGCGAGTTGATTGGTTATTGTTGA